One stretch of Corynebacterium callunae DSM 20147 DNA includes these proteins:
- the lepA gene encoding translation elongation factor 4 has translation MAEKFAEKTFTDPSMIRNFCIIAHIDHGKSTLADRILQLSNVVDARDMRDQYLDNMDIERERGITIKAQNVRLPWVPRSGEYEGQEIVMQMIDTPGHVDFTYEVSRALEACEGAILLVDAAQGIEAQTLANLYLAMENDLEIIPVLNKIDLPAADPDKYALEIANIVGCEPEDVLRVSGKTGVGVPELLDKVVELIPAPSRGISDDAPARAMIFDSVYDTYRGVVTYVRVMDGRLTPRQKIKMMSTGATHELLEIGIVSPTPKKCAGLGPGEVGYLITGVKDVRQSKVGDTVTSAVHGAEEALKGYEDPNPMVYSGLFPISQADFPDLRDALEKLQLNDASLTYEPETSVALGFGFRCGFLGLLHMEITRDRLEREFGLDLISTAPSVNYRVVDEAGKEFRVHNPSDWPGGKLREVYEPIVKVTIIVPSEFVGPTMELCQTKRGQMGGMDYLSEDRVELRYTMPLGEIIFDFFDMLKSRTKGYASLNYEEAGEQQADLVKVDILLQGEPVDAFSAIVHRDNAQWYGNKMTVKLKALIPRQQFEVPVQAAIGSKVIARENIRALRKDVLAKCYGGDISRKRKLLEKQKAGKKRMKNIGSVEVPQEAFVAALSTDES, from the coding sequence ATGGCAGAGAAATTTGCAGAAAAGACTTTTACGGATCCGTCGATGATCCGTAACTTCTGCATCATTGCCCACATTGACCACGGTAAATCAACACTCGCCGACCGTATCTTGCAGCTCTCCAATGTTGTAGATGCTCGCGATATGCGTGATCAGTACCTGGACAATATGGACATCGAGCGTGAACGTGGCATCACGATCAAGGCCCAAAACGTCCGTCTGCCTTGGGTACCCCGTAGTGGTGAATACGAAGGCCAGGAAATCGTCATGCAGATGATTGATACCCCTGGTCACGTGGACTTTACCTATGAGGTTTCCCGCGCATTGGAAGCTTGCGAAGGCGCGATCTTGTTGGTTGACGCAGCTCAGGGCATTGAAGCTCAGACCTTGGCCAACCTTTACCTAGCTATGGAAAATGATCTTGAGATCATCCCTGTGCTTAATAAGATCGACTTGCCAGCGGCGGATCCTGATAAATATGCCCTAGAAATTGCCAATATCGTCGGCTGCGAGCCAGAAGATGTGCTGCGTGTTTCCGGCAAGACCGGCGTTGGCGTGCCAGAATTGCTGGATAAGGTTGTAGAGCTTATTCCTGCACCTTCCCGGGGTATTTCTGATGACGCACCAGCTCGTGCGATGATTTTTGACTCTGTTTATGACACTTATCGTGGCGTGGTCACCTACGTGCGTGTGATGGACGGCCGTCTTACTCCTCGTCAAAAGATCAAAATGATGTCTACTGGCGCGACTCACGAGTTGCTAGAAATTGGCATCGTTAGCCCCACTCCAAAAAAGTGTGCTGGCTTAGGTCCAGGCGAGGTTGGGTACCTGATTACTGGTGTGAAAGACGTACGCCAGTCCAAGGTGGGCGATACCGTCACCTCTGCCGTACACGGTGCTGAAGAAGCCCTAAAGGGGTATGAAGATCCCAACCCAATGGTTTATTCCGGCCTATTCCCAATTTCGCAGGCTGATTTCCCCGATCTGCGTGACGCACTGGAAAAACTGCAGCTTAACGACGCCTCCCTGACCTATGAGCCAGAAACCTCGGTGGCTTTGGGCTTCGGCTTCCGCTGTGGCTTCTTGGGTCTATTGCACATGGAAATCACTCGTGACCGCCTCGAACGCGAGTTTGGTCTTGATCTGATTTCTACTGCACCTTCGGTGAATTACCGCGTGGTAGATGAAGCTGGCAAGGAATTCCGTGTGCATAATCCTTCGGATTGGCCAGGCGGTAAGTTGCGCGAGGTTTATGAACCAATCGTTAAGGTCACCATCATTGTGCCTTCTGAGTTTGTCGGCCCCACCATGGAATTGTGCCAAACCAAGCGTGGCCAAATGGGCGGTATGGATTACCTCTCTGAGGACCGTGTAGAACTTCGTTACACCATGCCTTTGGGCGAGATTATCTTCGACTTCTTTGACATGTTGAAGTCTCGTACCAAGGGATATGCCTCATTGAACTATGAGGAAGCTGGCGAACAGCAAGCCGATCTGGTGAAGGTTGATATCTTGCTCCAGGGCGAGCCAGTGGATGCTTTCTCTGCCATCGTGCACCGCGATAATGCACAGTGGTACGGCAATAAGATGACCGTGAAGTTGAAGGCTCTTATTCCTCGCCAACAGTTCGAGGTACCTGTTCAGGCAGCAATTGGCTCCAAGGTTATTGCGCGTGAGAACATTCGTGCACTACGCAAGGACGTCTTGGCCAAGTGTTATGGTGGCGATATTTCCCGTAAACGCAAGCTGCTGGAAAAGCAGAAAGCCGGTAAGAAGCGCATGAAGAATATCGGTTCTGTGGAAGTTCCACAGGAAGCATTCGTCGCAGCGCTTTCCACCGACGAGTCTTAA
- a CDS encoding type II toxin-antitoxin system PemK/MazF family toxin — protein sequence MSSSLARKASGNGKSQPGLIKRALRFLTHPPHKQVDNSLAHIRDGLGIGEVNNTVKSSTTATSTFHEATEINVVPSESIARMLFYAPDMDGQADSGEVVWIWAPAEAPGRPPRERAMVVIGRNRSSILGLLVSCNPEHRGEESWIDIGAGGWDPRGRQSWVRLDRVLEVSELGIRRQGAVIPKGRFDRVANRLRSDFGWV from the coding sequence ATGAGCTCGTCGCTCGCACGCAAAGCTTCAGGCAATGGGAAAAGCCAGCCTGGCTTGATAAAGCGTGCCCTTCGCTTCCTCACCCATCCCCCACACAAACAGGTTGACAATAGTTTGGCCCATATTCGTGATGGCCTGGGCATTGGGGAAGTAAATAACACGGTGAAATCCTCTACTACAGCCACGTCAACATTCCATGAAGCTACTGAAATCAATGTTGTTCCTAGCGAATCCATTGCGCGCATGCTCTTTTATGCACCCGATATGGATGGCCAAGCCGATTCAGGTGAAGTCGTGTGGATTTGGGCTCCAGCTGAAGCCCCCGGCCGACCACCTCGCGAACGAGCCATGGTGGTTATCGGACGTAATCGCAGCTCCATTCTGGGACTCCTTGTTTCCTGCAATCCAGAACATCGTGGCGAAGAATCTTGGATTGATATCGGAGCCGGCGGATGGGATCCGCGCGGTCGCCAAAGCTGGGTTCGCTTAGATCGCGTTTTGGAGGTCTCTGAGCTGGGTATTCGCCGTCAAGGTGCAGTGATTCCGAAGGGCCGCTTTGATCGTGTGGCTAATCGCCTTCGCAGTGACTTTGGCTGGGTTTAG
- the rpsT gene encoding 30S ribosomal protein S20 — protein MANIKSQIKRIKTNEKARLRNQAVRSAVRTEIRKFNATIEAGDKGAAETQLRVASRALDKAVTKGVYHRNSAANKKSNMARAFNKLG, from the coding sequence ATGGCAAACATCAAGTCACAGATCAAACGTATCAAGACCAATGAGAAGGCACGTCTGCGTAACCAGGCTGTCCGTTCTGCAGTTCGTACCGAGATCCGCAAGTTCAACGCCACCATTGAGGCTGGCGACAAGGGTGCAGCTGAGACTCAGCTCCGCGTTGCATCCCGCGCACTGGACAAGGCAGTCACCAAGGGCGTCTACCACCGCAACAGCGCTGCAAACAAGAAGTCCAACATGGCACGTGCTTTCAACAAGCTTGGCTAA
- a CDS encoding LysE family translocator — MAWTAFGTLILLNIVGSLSPGPDTFFLLRLATRSRTHAIAGVAGIITGLSVWVTLTVFGAAALLSTYPSILGIIQLVGGSYLTWMGYRMLRSALPELFDARSFRFNAEARPIPDAEEFLGTHAQVYRQGIATNLSNPKVVMYFAAILAPLMPANPSPLLAIGIVVAILVQTFVVFSTICVFVSTEKIRKAVLRTGPWFDLLAGVVFVLAGIALIYEGTIHLIN; from the coding sequence GTGGCATGGACCGCATTTGGCACCCTCATTCTGCTTAATATCGTCGGCAGTTTGTCACCGGGGCCAGACACCTTTTTCCTCCTTCGGCTAGCCACCCGCTCTCGCACACATGCCATCGCTGGCGTCGCCGGTATCATCACTGGCCTCAGTGTCTGGGTCACCCTTACCGTTTTCGGCGCGGCAGCGTTGCTGTCCACCTACCCCTCAATTTTGGGGATAATCCAGCTGGTAGGCGGCAGTTACCTAACTTGGATGGGGTACCGCATGTTGCGCTCGGCGTTGCCGGAGCTTTTCGACGCACGCTCCTTCCGATTTAATGCGGAAGCCCGACCCATCCCAGATGCAGAAGAATTTTTGGGAACTCATGCCCAGGTTTATCGCCAAGGTATTGCTACCAATCTTTCCAATCCAAAGGTGGTGATGTACTTTGCAGCGATTTTGGCACCGTTAATGCCTGCAAATCCATCTCCGCTATTGGCAATCGGCATTGTAGTGGCAATTCTGGTGCAGACCTTTGTGGTGTTTTCTACGATCTGTGTTTTTGTCTCAACTGAGAAGATCCGCAAAGCAGTGCTGCGCACCGGACCATGGTTTGATCTGCTTGCTGGCGTAGTTTTTGTTTTAGCTGGTATCGCCTTGATTTATGAGGGCACCATCCACCTCATAAATTAA
- a CDS encoding ankyrin repeat domain-containing protein, whose product MTQSQLPDDVQELVNKIFGLAREGGAEAAQTLKAYIDNGVDVDLANQDGNTLLMLAAYAGHEEVVQTLIELGADVNRLNGRNQAPLAGAIFKKEDGVIEALLAAGADPLAGTPSAVETAKMFARDDLVARFEA is encoded by the coding sequence ATGACACAATCCCAATTACCCGATGATGTGCAGGAACTTGTCAACAAAATTTTTGGACTTGCACGTGAAGGTGGCGCAGAAGCCGCTCAAACCTTGAAGGCTTATATCGACAATGGCGTCGACGTTGACCTGGCTAACCAAGACGGCAACACTCTTTTGATGTTGGCGGCCTATGCCGGACATGAAGAGGTAGTCCAGACCCTCATTGAGCTGGGTGCAGATGTTAACCGCCTTAATGGTCGTAACCAAGCTCCACTGGCAGGTGCCATTTTTAAGAAGGAAGATGGTGTTATTGAGGCGTTGTTGGCAGCGGGTGCTGATCCGCTAGCTGGCACCCCGAGCGCGGTAGAAACCGCAAAAATGTTTGCTCGAGATGACCTCGTAGCGCGCTTCGAGGCATAG
- the holA gene encoding DNA polymerase III subunit delta — MVHLILGDDEFLAERARLQIIQDIRERAASAETIQVSTMKASEITKGELLDLLSPSLFAEDRLVVLTNMDQAGQEAADLVLAAALDPAPGIYMVIVHSGGGRTKAMVKKLEKISTVHEAYKLKDRERPAWVQQEFRNHNVKVTPDVVHALLEGVGSDLRELASAVGQLVADTGGDVTVAKVRAYYVGIAEVSGFDVADLACAGQLSKAVASTRRALQLGTSPVALAAALSMKVGQIARLYSTRGRINSNQLAGELGMPPFVVEKVAKQARQWSGAAVSDAVILMAELDAAVKGQGGDAEFAIEFAVRKVAELARK; from the coding sequence ATGGTTCACCTCATCCTTGGGGATGATGAATTCCTCGCCGAACGCGCGCGCCTGCAAATCATTCAAGATATTCGCGAGCGTGCCGCCAGCGCAGAGACAATTCAAGTTTCCACCATGAAGGCCAGTGAGATCACTAAAGGTGAGCTCCTCGATTTGCTTAGCCCCTCGCTCTTTGCCGAAGATCGCTTGGTCGTACTGACCAATATGGATCAGGCAGGCCAAGAAGCAGCTGACTTAGTTTTAGCTGCAGCGCTTGACCCAGCGCCAGGTATTTATATGGTGATTGTGCACTCTGGTGGTGGGCGTACCAAGGCCATGGTGAAAAAGCTGGAAAAGATTAGCACCGTGCATGAGGCTTATAAGCTCAAAGACCGTGAGCGTCCAGCTTGGGTACAACAAGAATTTAGAAACCATAATGTCAAAGTCACCCCGGATGTAGTCCACGCGCTGCTGGAAGGTGTGGGTTCTGATCTTCGCGAACTGGCCTCTGCGGTGGGCCAGTTGGTGGCAGATACCGGTGGAGATGTCACAGTTGCCAAGGTACGTGCCTACTATGTGGGCATTGCGGAAGTTTCCGGTTTTGATGTCGCCGATTTAGCATGTGCTGGTCAACTGTCTAAGGCGGTGGCAAGTACTCGGCGAGCTTTGCAATTGGGCACTAGTCCAGTGGCGTTGGCAGCTGCGCTGAGTATGAAGGTGGGCCAGATCGCCAGGCTTTATTCCACGCGCGGTCGGATTAATAGCAATCAGCTGGCCGGCGAGTTGGGAATGCCGCCTTTTGTGGTGGAGAAGGTGGCTAAACAAGCTCGGCAGTGGTCCGGTGCTGCCGTTAGTGATGCGGTGATTTTAATGGCTGAACTGGATGCTGCGGTGAAAGGTCAGGGCGGCGACGCAGAGTTTGCCATTGAGTTTGCGGTTCGAAAAGTAGCGGAGCTAGCTCGTAAATAA
- a CDS encoding ComEC/Rec2 family competence protein, translating into MRELRLLPAAGLLWLVVLSMIISSSWLFPLLLVLLGVGCAAVLKEWGQALVIGSLSTVGGMIAWIRLKTAEGFELSQPVAGTVQSTKRLGSGVQLINLQVTGYPVDLPVFLHSDQNVQPQTVVTVAGKIESDSRVGIGEFTMTAQSVEVISAPRGYAAWVNGVRDNFQTAVVNTVGESSQGLIPGMVLGDTRLQDPVETQLYIDTGLSHLSAVSGSNVAILVSSVVVVLYYATVGPRIRVVVSLAVLGIYLLLVGGEPSVLRAAATGMVSLLAVLNSSRIEPMHGLCLAIIVLLLWDSNLAIHYGFILSITATAGIILLFPLLYKALARIPAPDIVIRALAVAIAADVVTMPIIALMSRQLSLVAVLANVLVDAMVAPVTLIGLMAVVLSMLPGSLEFFALKLIEPCTYWIFQVATWCQRLPRSTIDVAPGWLGILWIVCAVMWLIVALHYGLIKIILAAYAVFFMLGLWNARLPPQVDPRELNYVVLDDESEISQVPAGIELIIVRDATGRAAERPTITPAGIPVLFPNRDGEVNLHTDGSQHASDGRF; encoded by the coding sequence ATGAGAGAGCTGCGCTTATTGCCCGCAGCAGGATTGTTATGGCTGGTGGTACTAAGCATGATCATTTCCAGTTCTTGGCTATTCCCCCTGTTGTTGGTGCTGTTAGGAGTGGGATGTGCAGCCGTTCTTAAAGAATGGGGCCAAGCATTGGTGATTGGCAGCCTTAGTACGGTTGGTGGGATGATTGCCTGGATCCGGCTAAAAACTGCTGAGGGCTTTGAGCTTTCCCAACCAGTAGCAGGCACCGTGCAATCCACCAAGCGCCTTGGCTCCGGTGTGCAATTGATTAATCTGCAGGTGACCGGTTATCCCGTGGATCTGCCGGTTTTTTTACATAGTGATCAAAACGTACAGCCACAGACAGTAGTGACTGTCGCTGGAAAAATCGAGTCAGATAGCAGAGTGGGAATTGGGGAATTCACCATGACTGCCCAATCGGTGGAGGTAATTAGCGCACCGCGCGGCTATGCCGCCTGGGTAAACGGTGTCCGCGATAACTTTCAAACCGCCGTGGTTAACACAGTTGGTGAATCCTCTCAAGGACTTATCCCTGGCATGGTGCTTGGCGATACTCGATTGCAAGACCCAGTTGAAACCCAGCTTTATATAGATACTGGCCTGTCACATTTATCTGCAGTAAGTGGCAGTAACGTTGCTATTCTGGTGAGCTCTGTTGTGGTGGTGTTGTATTACGCTACTGTCGGCCCGCGCATTCGAGTGGTGGTTTCCTTAGCGGTGCTGGGCATATATCTGCTGTTAGTAGGCGGGGAACCAAGTGTATTGCGAGCAGCTGCCACCGGCATGGTGAGCCTGTTGGCAGTGCTGAATTCTTCCCGTATCGAGCCTATGCATGGATTATGCCTCGCCATAATTGTGCTGCTTTTGTGGGATTCAAATTTGGCAATCCACTACGGCTTTATTTTGTCAATTACCGCAACTGCCGGGATTATCTTGCTTTTTCCATTGCTATATAAGGCACTGGCAAGAATTCCAGCCCCGGATATTGTTATCCGTGCTTTGGCAGTGGCAATTGCAGCAGATGTAGTAACCATGCCCATTATTGCGCTGATGTCTAGACAACTTTCCCTGGTGGCAGTCTTGGCCAATGTCTTAGTTGACGCGATGGTGGCACCGGTGACCCTCATTGGGCTCATGGCTGTGGTTTTGTCCATGTTGCCGGGGTCTCTAGAATTCTTCGCACTAAAGCTCATTGAGCCCTGCACTTATTGGATCTTTCAAGTAGCAACGTGGTGCCAGCGACTACCTCGTTCCACAATAGATGTCGCGCCGGGATGGTTGGGGATTTTATGGATTGTCTGTGCAGTTATGTGGCTAATCGTTGCGTTGCACTATGGGTTGATCAAAATAATACTGGCGGCCTATGCAGTGTTTTTTATGCTGGGACTGTGGAACGCAAGGCTGCCGCCACAAGTTGATCCACGCGAGTTGAACTACGTGGTGCTGGATGATGAATCTGAGATTTCGCAGGTTCCAGCCGGCATAGAGCTAATTATTGTGCGTGATGCAACGGGACGGGCAGCTGAACGACCAACCATTACGCCGGCAGGGATTCCGGTGTTATTTCCCAATCGCGATGGGGAGGTAAACCTGCACACGGACGGTTCCCAACATGCTAGCGACGGGCGTTTTTAG
- a CDS encoding ComEA family DNA-binding protein produces the protein MKPDVAARLKDLTRQTGTEDLLRVDYPNPRFHISLKHAIIAAIALVVLGAGWVFYQQQSAPPGVSSLLSESASVGSAANSEVMNTEPASSEIVVSVVGHVAKPGLVTLQEGQRVADALGAAEVFPDADLTALNLAQILNDGTQINVFPIGQAPPPGTARSGGSDPAGTGLISLNSASIAELVTLPGVGEKTAQAIIDYRDANGGYKAIDELLGVKGIGQAKFEQIKPAVSL, from the coding sequence ATGAAACCCGATGTGGCAGCCCGCTTAAAAGATCTCACCAGACAAACCGGCACTGAAGATTTGCTGCGGGTGGATTATCCCAACCCGCGGTTTCATATTTCCCTCAAACACGCCATAATCGCAGCTATTGCTTTGGTGGTTTTAGGTGCGGGTTGGGTTTTTTATCAGCAGCAGTCCGCCCCGCCGGGTGTGAGTTCTTTGCTTAGTGAGAGCGCAAGCGTCGGCTCTGCTGCGAACTCTGAAGTGATGAATACGGAGCCAGCTAGCTCTGAAATTGTGGTTTCAGTGGTGGGCCATGTGGCTAAACCCGGACTAGTAACGCTGCAAGAAGGCCAGCGAGTTGCCGATGCTTTAGGGGCTGCAGAAGTATTTCCCGATGCTGATCTCACGGCACTTAATTTGGCGCAGATTCTCAATGATGGTACCCAAATAAATGTCTTTCCTATTGGTCAGGCGCCACCGCCTGGCACTGCTAGGTCAGGCGGATCGGATCCTGCGGGCACAGGTTTGATTTCGCTAAATTCCGCCAGCATCGCAGAACTGGTCACGCTGCCTGGAGTAGGGGAGAAAACAGCCCAAGCAATAATTGACTATCGCGATGCCAATGGTGGTTATAAAGCAATTGATGAATTACTTGGTGTTAAAGGAATTGGCCAAGCTAAATTTGAGCAAATTAAGCCAGCGGTGAGCTTATGA
- a CDS encoding DegV family protein — translation MPVRVVIDSSACLPKEVVAELDIAVINLHVMQDGEDRTTSGLSSLELAAAYARQLERGGDEGVLALHISKELSSTWSAAVTAAAVFEEGAVRVVDTSSLGMAVGAAAMAAARLAKDGASLEECYDIAVDTLRRSETWIYLHRIDEIRKSGRISAATAVVSTALATRPIMRVHGGRMEIAAKTRTQSKAFAKLVEMAQIRAEGQPVFVAITQNEAREAAKQLEALLQVSLPEGSSFMFVDVDPTLAVHAGPGAVSVSAVFANEAPELSTAKPVLK, via the coding sequence ATGCCAGTGCGGGTAGTTATTGATTCCTCGGCGTGTTTGCCCAAAGAAGTGGTGGCAGAGCTTGATATCGCCGTTATTAATTTGCATGTAATGCAAGACGGCGAAGATCGCACCACCTCAGGACTGTCTTCGTTGGAATTGGCTGCCGCCTATGCGCGCCAATTGGAACGTGGCGGTGATGAGGGCGTATTGGCTCTGCACATCTCTAAAGAACTTTCTTCGACCTGGTCAGCTGCGGTAACTGCGGCTGCAGTTTTTGAAGAAGGTGCAGTGCGCGTTGTTGATACCTCTTCTTTGGGAATGGCTGTTGGAGCTGCGGCGATGGCAGCTGCGCGTTTAGCCAAAGATGGTGCTTCCTTAGAAGAGTGTTATGACATTGCCGTTGACACACTTAGGCGTTCTGAAACCTGGATTTATTTGCATCGTATTGATGAAATCCGTAAATCTGGACGTATTTCTGCAGCTACTGCGGTAGTTTCTACAGCTTTGGCCACCCGACCTATCATGCGTGTTCATGGGGGACGGATGGAGATTGCTGCCAAAACCCGCACCCAATCCAAAGCCTTTGCCAAATTGGTGGAAATGGCACAGATTAGGGCTGAGGGGCAGCCAGTTTTTGTGGCCATTACCCAAAATGAAGCGCGCGAAGCTGCCAAACAATTAGAGGCTTTGTTGCAGGTCAGCCTGCCAGAAGGCTCTAGTTTTATGTTTGTTGATGTGGATCCCACCTTGGCGGTACATGCTGGACCCGGTGCGGTATCAGTTTCTGCAGTGTTTGCCAATGAGGCACCAGAGTTATCCACAGCTAAACCTGTGCTGAAGTAG
- a CDS encoding histidine phosphatase family protein: MTRRLILLRHGQTEYNATSRMQGQLDTDLSELGFLQAQRAAAVLAQQSISHIFSSDLTRAYETAKAAGALIDAEVGVDKRLRETHLGEWQACTHREIDAAYPGARAQWRHNPQWAPPGGESRVEVARRARQFVDEIMVSLDDWNDGTVLIVAHGGTINALTSNLLDLDYSQYPMFSGLGNTCWAQLTARPRYYAGSENPEEDLKNTQIHTAGPNFDRNNVGNAQWYLDGWNMGVNE; encoded by the coding sequence ATGACTCGCCGCCTGATTTTGCTCCGTCACGGGCAAACAGAATATAACGCCACCTCCCGCATGCAGGGACAATTGGACACTGATCTGTCCGAGCTGGGGTTTCTACAGGCTCAGCGGGCAGCTGCTGTGCTCGCACAGCAGAGCATTAGTCACATCTTCAGTTCTGATCTAACCCGCGCTTATGAGACGGCCAAGGCCGCTGGGGCGCTTATCGACGCCGAGGTGGGCGTCGATAAGCGTCTGCGGGAGACGCACCTGGGTGAGTGGCAAGCGTGTACCCACCGCGAAATTGATGCGGCTTATCCTGGCGCGCGCGCCCAGTGGCGCCACAATCCGCAATGGGCGCCACCCGGTGGCGAGTCACGAGTTGAGGTAGCGCGCCGGGCTCGTCAATTTGTTGATGAGATCATGGTTTCTCTTGATGATTGGAATGATGGCACTGTCTTGATTGTTGCCCACGGTGGCACAATTAACGCGCTGACCTCGAACCTTTTGGATTTGGACTATAGTCAGTACCCGATGTTCTCTGGACTGGGTAATACTTGCTGGGCGCAGCTAACCGCGCGTCCGCGCTACTATGCTGGTAGTGAAAATCCTGAAGAGGATCTGAAAAACACTCAGATTCATACCGCTGGACCCAACTTTGACCGCAATAATGTGGGCAATGCTCAGTGGTATTTGGATGGATGGAATATGGGCGTTAACGAATAG
- the rsfS gene encoding ribosome silencing factor → MSALNESIRIATIAAKAADEKNADDIAVIDVSDMIAITDCFVLASVDNERQVAAIVEEIETEMTAAGFEPKRREGNRENRWVLLDYGIIVIHIQRQAERDFYGLDRLYRDCPLIEVEGIETMKREASWADEADVRNIATIDELPPLPAEYEPGYEED, encoded by the coding sequence GTGTCTGCACTAAATGAGTCAATTCGCATCGCGACTATCGCGGCTAAAGCAGCGGATGAGAAGAACGCCGATGACATCGCCGTAATCGATGTTTCCGACATGATCGCAATCACCGATTGCTTCGTGTTGGCATCTGTCGATAACGAGCGCCAGGTAGCGGCAATCGTTGAAGAAATTGAAACCGAAATGACCGCCGCTGGTTTTGAACCAAAGCGTCGTGAAGGCAACCGCGAGAACCGATGGGTGCTGCTGGACTATGGCATCATTGTCATCCACATCCAGCGTCAGGCTGAGCGTGATTTCTATGGTTTGGATCGTCTCTACCGCGATTGCCCTCTTATTGAGGTTGAAGGCATTGAGACCATGAAGCGTGAAGCTTCTTGGGCTGATGAGGCTGATGTACGTAACATCGCAACCATCGATGAGTTGCCACCGCTGCCAGCTGAGTACGAGCCTGGCTACGAGGAAGACTAA